Proteins encoded in a region of the Streptomyces violaceoruber genome:
- a CDS encoding NADH-quinone oxidoreductase subunit M: MSFPLLTVTAALPAVGAIATAAVPAAKRTAAKWLALLVSLATLGLAIAVLVRFDPDGDRYQLTESHSWIADFGVRYELGVDGIAVALIALTALLIPFIILAGWHDADPLETGSSRWRPTQGFFALILAVEAMVIISFEATDVFLFYIFFEAMLIPLYFLIGGFGDRAHEHGEKTAATQRSYAAVKFLLYNLAGGLIMLAAVIGLYVVAGNFSLTEIAEARANGSLDMATSTERWLFLGFFFAFAVKAPLFPLHTWLPNAMGESTAPVAVLITAVVDKVGTFAMLRFCLQLFPEASKWATPVILVLAVISIIYGALLAVGQRDIKRLIAYASISHFGFIIMGIFAMTSQGQSGATLYMVNHGISTAVLMLIAGFLISRRGSRLIADFGGVQKVAPILAGTFLIGGLATLSLPGLAPFVSEFLVLVGTFTRYPVIGIIATLGIVLAALYTLVLYQRTMTGPVKAEVNGMPDLRVRELVVVAPLVALLIFLGVFPKPVTDIVNPAVEQTMSDVHKTDPQPEVEAAK, from the coding sequence ATGTCCTTTCCCCTGCTGACAGTCACGGCGGCCCTCCCGGCCGTCGGGGCGATCGCCACGGCAGCCGTGCCGGCCGCGAAACGCACCGCGGCCAAGTGGCTGGCGCTGCTGGTCTCGCTGGCCACGCTCGGGCTGGCGATCGCGGTCCTGGTCCGCTTCGACCCCGACGGCGACCGCTACCAGCTCACCGAGTCCCATTCCTGGATTGCGGACTTCGGCGTCCGGTACGAACTGGGCGTGGACGGCATCGCGGTGGCGCTGATCGCCCTGACCGCCCTGCTGATCCCGTTCATCATCCTCGCGGGCTGGCACGACGCCGACCCGCTGGAGACCGGCAGCAGCCGGTGGCGGCCGACACAGGGCTTCTTCGCCCTGATCCTGGCCGTCGAGGCGATGGTGATCATCTCTTTCGAGGCCACCGACGTCTTCCTCTTCTACATCTTCTTCGAAGCCATGCTGATCCCGCTGTACTTCCTGATCGGCGGCTTCGGGGACCGGGCGCACGAGCACGGTGAGAAGACGGCGGCGACCCAGCGGTCGTACGCCGCGGTGAAGTTCCTCCTCTACAACCTGGCCGGCGGTCTGATCATGCTGGCCGCGGTGATCGGCCTGTACGTGGTCGCCGGGAACTTCTCGCTCACCGAGATCGCCGAGGCGCGGGCCAACGGCTCGCTGGACATGGCGACCAGCACCGAGCGCTGGCTGTTCCTCGGCTTCTTCTTCGCCTTCGCGGTGAAGGCGCCGCTGTTCCCGCTGCACACCTGGCTGCCCAACGCCATGGGGGAGTCGACCGCGCCGGTCGCCGTGCTCATCACGGCGGTCGTCGACAAGGTCGGCACCTTCGCGATGCTCCGCTTCTGCCTCCAGCTCTTCCCGGAGGCCAGCAAGTGGGCGACGCCGGTCATCCTGGTCCTGGCGGTCATCAGCATCATCTACGGCGCGCTGCTCGCGGTCGGCCAGCGCGACATCAAGCGGCTGATCGCCTACGCGTCGATCTCGCACTTCGGCTTCATCATCATGGGCATCTTCGCGATGACCAGCCAGGGCCAGTCCGGCGCCACGCTGTACATGGTCAACCACGGCATCTCGACCGCCGTGCTGATGCTGATCGCCGGATTCCTGATCTCGCGGCGCGGCTCGCGGCTCATCGCCGACTTCGGCGGCGTGCAGAAGGTCGCCCCGATCCTGGCCGGCACCTTCCTGATCGGCGGCCTCGCGACCCTCTCCCTGCCGGGGCTCGCGCCCTTCGTCAGTGAGTTCCTGGTCCTGGTCGGCACGTTCACGCGCTATCCGGTGATCGGCATCATCGCCACCCTCGGCATCGTCCTCGCCGCGCTCTACACCCTCGTTCTCTACCAGCGGACGATGACGGGCCCGGTGAAGGCCGAGGTGAACGGGATGCCCGACCTGCGGGTGCGCGAGCTGGTGGTCGTGGCACCGCTGGTGGCGCTGCTGATCTTCCTGGGCGTCTTCCCGAAGCCCGTGACGGACATCGTCAACCCGGCGGTGGAGCAGACCATGTCCGACGTACACAAGACGGACCCCCAGCCTGAGGTGGAGGCGGCCAAGTGA
- the nuoN gene encoding NADH-quinone oxidoreductase subunit NuoN: protein MSATAVHSLWTTAATAADPIAKIDAPKIEYGQLSPVLIVLGAAIIGILVEAFVPRRSRYYAQMFVSAVALVAAFAAIVALAAGGYGTTKAGIAAMGAVAVDGPALFLQGTILLTSLVGLFTFAERRLDPEQHGNRVDSFAAQAAAVPGSESEQKAVKAGFTTTEVFPLLLFAVAGMLVFPAANDLLTLFVALEVFSLPLYLLCALARRKRLMSQEAAVKYFLLGAFASAFTLFGIALLYGYAGSMSYGTIAQVVDGTVQNVTPALADTMGNDALLLVGSALIVMGLLFKVGAVPFHMWTPDVYQGAPTPVTGFMAAATKVAAFGALLRILYVVLPGLRWDWRPVMWGVAIVTMLAGAIVAITQTDIKRLLAYSSIAHAGFILAGVIATTPEGISSVLFYLAAYSFVTIGAFAVVTLVRDAGGEATHLSKWAGLGRRSPLVAAVFAVFLLAFAGIPLTSGFSGKFAVFKAAAEGGAAPLVVIGVISSAIAAFFYIRVIVLMFFSEPRPEGPTVAVPSPLTMTAIAVGVAVTVVLGVAPQYFLDLAGQAGVFVR, encoded by the coding sequence GTGAGCGCAACAGCCGTCCACAGCCTGTGGACAACGGCGGCGACGGCGGCCGACCCGATCGCCAAGATCGACGCACCGAAGATCGAGTACGGACAGTTGTCGCCCGTCCTCATCGTCCTCGGCGCGGCGATCATCGGAATCCTGGTCGAGGCCTTCGTGCCGCGCAGGTCCCGCTACTACGCGCAGATGTTCGTGTCCGCCGTCGCCCTGGTCGCGGCGTTCGCGGCGATCGTCGCGCTCGCGGCGGGCGGATACGGCACGACCAAGGCCGGGATCGCGGCGATGGGTGCCGTCGCCGTCGACGGACCGGCCCTGTTCCTCCAGGGCACCATTCTGCTGACCAGCCTGGTCGGCCTGTTCACCTTCGCCGAGCGGCGCCTCGACCCGGAGCAGCACGGCAACCGTGTCGACTCCTTCGCCGCGCAGGCGGCCGCCGTGCCCGGCAGCGAGAGCGAGCAGAAGGCGGTCAAGGCCGGCTTCACCACGACGGAGGTCTTCCCGCTCCTTCTCTTCGCCGTCGCCGGCATGCTGGTCTTCCCGGCGGCCAACGACCTGCTGACGCTCTTCGTGGCGCTGGAGGTCTTCTCCCTCCCGCTGTACCTGCTGTGCGCGCTGGCCCGCCGCAAGCGGCTCATGTCGCAGGAGGCGGCGGTCAAGTACTTCCTGCTCGGCGCCTTCGCCTCCGCGTTCACCCTGTTCGGCATCGCTCTGCTCTACGGCTACGCGGGCTCGATGTCGTACGGCACGATCGCCCAGGTCGTCGACGGCACCGTGCAGAACGTCACCCCGGCGCTCGCCGACACCATGGGCAACGACGCGCTGCTCCTCGTCGGCTCCGCGCTGATCGTCATGGGCCTGCTGTTCAAGGTGGGCGCCGTGCCGTTCCACATGTGGACACCGGACGTGTACCAGGGCGCGCCGACGCCGGTGACCGGCTTCATGGCAGCGGCGACCAAGGTGGCCGCCTTCGGCGCCCTGCTCCGCATCCTGTACGTCGTCCTGCCCGGCCTGCGCTGGGACTGGCGGCCGGTGATGTGGGGCGTGGCGATCGTCACGATGCTGGCCGGCGCGATCGTCGCGATCACGCAGACCGACATCAAGCGGCTGCTGGCGTACTCGTCGATCGCGCACGCGGGCTTCATCCTCGCCGGTGTGATCGCGACCACACCGGAGGGCATCTCGTCCGTCCTCTTCTACCTGGCCGCGTACTCCTTCGTCACGATCGGCGCCTTCGCGGTCGTCACGCTGGTCCGCGACGCGGGCGGCGAGGCGACGCACCTGTCGAAGTGGGCCGGGCTCGGGCGCAGGTCGCCGCTGGTGGCGGCGGTCTTCGCGGTGTTCCTGCTGGCCTTCGCCGGTATCCCGCTGACCTCCGGTTTCTCCGGGAAGTTCGCCGTGTTCAAGGCGGCGGCGGAGGGCGGCGCGGCCCCGCTGGTCGTGATCGGTGTGATCTCGTCGGCGATCGCCGCGTTCTTCTACATCCGGGTGATCGTGCTGATGTTCTTCAGCGAGCCGCGTCCGGAGGGCCCGACGGTCGCGGTGCCGTCACCGCTGACGATGACGGCGATCGCCGTGGGCGTGGCGGTCACGGTGGTGCTCGGCGTGGCGCCCCAGTACTTCCTGGACCTGGCGGGTCAGGCGGGGGTGTTCGTGCGCTGA
- the recQ gene encoding DNA helicase RecQ — translation MGGTGVIGEMAETAQVRDGDSEALATLHRVFGYDAFRGEQEAIVEHVIAGGDAVVLMPTGGGKSLCYQIPSLVRPGTGIVVSPLIALMQDQVDALRALGVRAGFMNSTQDFDERRVTEAEFLAGELDLLYLAPERLRLDSTLDLLSRGKISLFAIDEAHCVSQWGHDFRPDYLSLSLLGERWPDVPRLALTATATDATHREITERLHMPAARHFVASFDRPNIQYRVVPKSDPKKQLLSFLREEHPGDAGIVYCLSRNSVDKTAEFLSRNGVEAVPYHAGLDAGTRAAHQSRFLREEGLVVVATIAFGMGIDKPDVRFVAHLDLPKSVEGYYQETGRAGRDGLPSTAWMAYGLNDVIQQRKLIQSGEGDEAFRRRAQSHLDAMLALCETARCRRGQLLAYFGQDPDGSACGNCDTCLTPPETWDGTVAAQKVLSTVVRLKRERGQKFGAGQIIDILLGKRTAKVIQFDHDQLSVFGIGEELTEGEWRGVARQLLAQGLLAVEGEYGTLVLTDTSGEVLRREREVPLRKEPKKPAAAKSAGGGRSERKAKAAAAELPAELVPAFEALRAWRAEQAREQGVPAYVIFHDATLREIVTVWPTSVGQLGGISGVGEKKLATYGEGVVEALAGLEGPGSAPAPAPAPSDGPGTGSGAKAGAVDWPEHEPEPEPDDWI, via the coding sequence ATGGGCGGGACGGGCGTGATCGGCGAGATGGCAGAGACGGCGCAGGTGAGGGACGGGGACAGCGAGGCGCTGGCCACCCTGCACCGGGTCTTCGGGTACGACGCCTTCCGCGGCGAGCAGGAGGCGATCGTCGAGCACGTGATCGCCGGCGGCGACGCCGTGGTGCTCATGCCCACCGGCGGCGGAAAGTCCCTGTGCTACCAGATTCCGTCCCTGGTCAGGCCGGGTACCGGCATAGTGGTCTCGCCGCTGATCGCGTTGATGCAGGACCAGGTCGACGCGCTGCGGGCGCTCGGCGTGCGGGCCGGGTTCATGAACTCCACGCAGGACTTCGACGAGCGGCGCGTGACCGAGGCCGAGTTCCTCGCCGGCGAGCTGGACCTGCTGTACCTGGCTCCCGAGCGGCTGCGCCTGGACAGCACCCTCGACCTGCTCTCCCGCGGCAAGATCTCCCTCTTCGCCATCGACGAGGCGCACTGCGTCTCCCAGTGGGGCCACGACTTCCGGCCCGACTACCTCTCCCTGTCACTGCTGGGCGAGCGCTGGCCGGACGTGCCCCGGCTCGCGCTCACGGCGACGGCCACCGACGCCACCCACCGCGAGATCACCGAGCGGCTGCACATGCCGGCGGCGCGGCACTTCGTGGCCAGCTTCGACCGGCCCAACATCCAGTACCGGGTCGTGCCGAAGTCCGATCCCAAGAAGCAGCTGCTGAGCTTCCTGCGGGAGGAGCACCCGGGCGACGCGGGCATCGTGTACTGCCTCTCGCGCAACTCGGTCGACAAGACCGCCGAGTTCCTGTCGCGCAACGGTGTCGAGGCGGTGCCGTACCACGCGGGTCTGGACGCGGGCACCCGCGCGGCGCACCAGTCGCGGTTCCTGCGCGAGGAGGGCCTGGTGGTCGTGGCCACCATCGCCTTCGGCATGGGCATCGACAAGCCGGACGTGCGGTTCGTCGCCCACCTCGACCTGCCGAAGTCGGTCGAGGGCTACTACCAGGAGACCGGTCGTGCGGGGCGCGACGGCCTGCCCTCCACGGCCTGGATGGCGTACGGCCTCAACGACGTCATACAGCAGCGCAAGCTGATCCAGTCCGGCGAGGGCGACGAGGCGTTCCGCCGCCGGGCCCAGTCCCACCTGGACGCCATGCTCGCCCTGTGCGAGACCGCCCGGTGCCGCCGGGGTCAGCTCCTCGCCTACTTCGGCCAGGACCCGGACGGGTCCGCCTGCGGCAACTGCGACACCTGCCTGACCCCGCCCGAGACCTGGGACGGCACGGTGGCGGCGCAGAAGGTGCTGTCGACGGTGGTGCGGCTGAAGCGGGAGCGCGGGCAGAAGTTCGGTGCCGGGCAGATCATCGACATCCTGCTGGGCAAGCGCACCGCCAAGGTCATCCAGTTCGACCACGACCAGCTCTCCGTGTTCGGCATCGGCGAGGAGCTGACCGAGGGCGAGTGGCGGGGCGTCGCCCGGCAGCTGCTGGCCCAGGGCCTGCTCGCGGTCGAGGGGGAGTACGGCACGCTGGTGCTGACCGACACCAGCGGTGAGGTCCTGCGGCGGGAGCGGGAGGTGCCGCTGCGCAAGGAGCCCAAGAAGCCCGCCGCGGCCAAGTCGGCGGGCGGCGGACGCAGCGAGCGCAAGGCGAAGGCGGCCGCGGCCGAGCTGCCGGCGGAGCTGGTCCCCGCCTTCGAGGCGCTGCGCGCCTGGCGCGCGGAACAGGCCCGAGAGCAGGGCGTCCCGGCGTACGTCATCTTCCACGACGCCACCCTGCGGGAGATCGTCACCGTGTGGCCCACCTCGGTCGGGCAGCTCGGGGGCATCAGCGGGGTCGGCGAGAAGAAGCTGGCGACGTACGGCGAGGGCGTGGTCGAGGCGCTGGCGGGGCTGGAGGGGCCGGGTTCCGCCCCGGCGCCCGCGCCCGCCCCGTCCGACGGACCGGGAACCGGTTCGGGTGCGAAGGCCGGCGCGGTCGACTGGCCCGAGCACGAGCCGGAGCCCGAGCCCGACGACTGGATATAG
- the nuoK gene encoding NADH-quinone oxidoreductase subunit NuoK, which produces MNPVNYLYLAALLFTIGATGVLIRRNAIVVFMCIELMLNACNLAFVAFSRMHGNLDGQIIAFFTMVVAAAEVVVGLAIIVSLFRSRHSASVDDASLMKL; this is translated from the coding sequence GTGAACCCCGTCAACTACCTGTACCTCGCGGCCCTGCTGTTCACGATCGGTGCCACCGGCGTGCTGATCCGGCGCAACGCGATCGTGGTCTTCATGTGCATCGAGCTGATGCTCAACGCCTGCAACCTCGCGTTCGTCGCCTTCTCCCGCATGCACGGCAACCTCGACGGCCAGATCATCGCCTTCTTCACGATGGTCGTCGCCGCCGCGGAGGTCGTGGTCGGGCTCGCGATCATCGTGTCCCTGTTCCGTTCCCGCCACTCGGCCTCGGTCGACGACGCCAGCCTGATGAAGCTGTGA
- a CDS encoding NADH-quinone oxidoreductase subunit J encodes MSAQLAAAATLSAGTSTGEAVQFWILGTVAVIGALCTVFMKKAVHSALCLAGTMIVLAVFYLANGAYFLGIVQIVVYTGAIMMLFLFVVMLVGVTAADSLKETIKGQRWLALLSGLGFGILLIAGIGNASVSEFTGLAQANANGNVEGIASLIFTKYVFAFEITGALLITAAVGAMVLTHRERTERARTQRELSEQRIRDGKHLPPLPAPGVYARHNAVDIAGLLPDGTPSELTVSKTLRERGQIRDVSMEALGDLKALEQRAEDRLERKAVGPDNSKQSEEASK; translated from the coding sequence ATGAGCGCGCAGCTCGCCGCCGCGGCGACCCTCTCCGCCGGCACCTCCACCGGAGAGGCCGTCCAGTTCTGGATCCTCGGCACGGTCGCGGTGATCGGCGCCCTGTGCACCGTCTTCATGAAGAAGGCCGTGCACAGCGCGCTGTGCCTCGCCGGGACGATGATCGTCCTGGCGGTGTTCTACCTCGCCAACGGCGCCTACTTCCTCGGCATCGTGCAGATCGTCGTCTACACCGGCGCCATCATGATGCTGTTCCTGTTCGTGGTGATGCTCGTCGGTGTCACCGCGGCGGACTCCCTGAAGGAGACCATCAAGGGCCAGCGCTGGCTGGCCCTGCTGTCCGGGCTCGGCTTCGGCATCCTGCTGATCGCCGGTATCGGCAACGCCTCCGTCTCCGAGTTCACCGGTCTCGCCCAGGCCAACGCGAACGGCAACGTGGAGGGCATCGCGTCCCTCATCTTCACCAAGTACGTCTTCGCCTTCGAGATCACCGGTGCCCTGCTCATCACGGCCGCCGTCGGTGCGATGGTGCTCACCCACCGCGAGCGCACCGAGCGCGCCAGGACCCAGCGCGAGCTGTCCGAGCAGCGCATCCGCGACGGCAAGCACCTGCCGCCGCTGCCGGCACCCGGCGTGTACGCCCGGCACAACGCGGTCGACATCGCGGGGCTGCTGCCCGACGGCACCCCCTCCGAGCTGACCGTCAGCAAGACGCTGCGCGAGCGGGGCCAGATCCGCGACGTGTCGATGGAGGCGCTGGGCGACCTGAAGGCGCTGGAGCAGCGGGCCGAGGACCGGCTGGAACGCAAGGCGGTCGGCCCCGACAACTCCAAGCAGTCCGAGGAGGCGTCGAAGTGA
- a CDS encoding Uma2 family endonuclease, whose product MSVSPKASAPDWPTPPEGGWTADDLDRLPNLPPHTELIDGSLVFVSPQTLFHSRAVDFFNWQLQSLAPEEFEVIREFTIDIDRQNRPEPDVIVVRGDVVDDPEQTRYPAEAVTLAVEVVSPESVSRDRETKPLKYARAGIAHYWRVENEKGLAVVHAFELEPTTRAYTSVGIFRERMKVSAPFPMDLDLTAVKPRRGGE is encoded by the coding sequence ATGAGCGTCTCACCGAAGGCGTCCGCACCCGACTGGCCGACTCCGCCGGAGGGCGGCTGGACCGCGGACGACCTGGACCGGCTTCCGAACCTGCCTCCGCACACGGAGCTGATCGACGGCAGCCTCGTCTTCGTGAGTCCGCAGACTCTTTTCCACTCACGCGCTGTCGACTTCTTCAACTGGCAGCTCCAGTCCCTCGCGCCAGAGGAGTTCGAGGTCATCCGCGAGTTCACCATCGACATCGACCGGCAGAACCGGCCCGAGCCCGATGTGATCGTCGTGCGAGGCGACGTGGTGGACGACCCGGAGCAGACCCGCTACCCCGCCGAGGCCGTCACCCTGGCCGTCGAGGTCGTCTCCCCCGAATCGGTGTCCCGCGACCGCGAGACCAAGCCCCTGAAGTACGCCCGGGCCGGTATCGCCCACTACTGGCGGGTGGAGAACGAGAAGGGTCTCGCCGTCGTCCACGCCTTCGAGCTGGAGCCCACCACCCGTGCCTACACCAGCGTCGGCATCTTCCGCGAACGCATGAAGGTGAGCGCGCCCTTCCCGATGGACCTGGATCTGACGGCCGTCAAACCGCGCCGCGGCGGCGAGTAG
- the nuoL gene encoding NADH-quinone oxidoreductase subunit L encodes MENLIALLVAAPLLGAVVLLCGGRRLDRVGHWIGTLLAAVSFVLGVVLFADLLGSGAEDRTLTQHLFSWIPVEGFQADVAFRLDQLSMTFVLLITGVGSLIHLYSVAYMEHDERRRRFFGYLNLFLAAMLILVLADNYLLLYVGWEGVGLASYLLIGFWQHKPSAATAAKKAFLVNRVGDMGLSIGIMLMFLWFGTFAFGPVLGGHGEAGLAAGADEGKLTAIALMLLLAACGKSAQVPLQSWLGDAMEGPTPVSALIHAATMVTAGVYLIVRSGAIFNGAPDAQLVVTIVGAVTLLFGAIVGCAKDDIKKALAGSTMSQIGYMVLAAGLGPIGYVFAIMHLVTHGFFKAGLFLGAGSVMHGMNDEVDMRRYGGLRKYMPVTFVTFGLGYLAIIGFPGLSGFFSKDKIIEAAFAKGGTEGWILGACALLGAAITAYYMTRVMLMTFFGEERWRNAPTPSPAKPDVEPAAETRGTYEPPHPHESPGLMTIPMIVLAVGSVGAGAFFSIGDRFMHWLEPITGHSHGDSPISAGAVTGATVACMVIGVAVAWAQYGRRPVPAVAPRGSLLTRAARRDLLQDDFNHVVLVRGGEHLTRSLVYVDHTVVDGVVNGTAASVGGLSGRMRRLQNGFARSYAVSMFGGAALLVAATLLMRAV; translated from the coding sequence GTGGAGAACCTGATTGCGCTGCTGGTGGCGGCGCCCCTGCTAGGAGCGGTCGTCCTGCTGTGCGGCGGACGCCGGCTGGACCGCGTCGGCCACTGGATCGGCACGCTGCTGGCCGCCGTGTCCTTCGTGCTCGGCGTCGTCCTCTTCGCCGACCTGCTCGGCAGCGGCGCCGAGGACCGCACCCTGACGCAGCACCTGTTCAGCTGGATCCCGGTGGAGGGATTCCAGGCCGACGTCGCCTTCCGGCTCGACCAGCTGTCGATGACGTTCGTCCTGCTGATCACCGGCGTCGGCTCGCTCATCCACCTGTACTCGGTCGCGTACATGGAGCACGACGAGCGCCGCCGCCGCTTCTTCGGCTACCTGAACCTGTTCCTCGCGGCGATGCTGATCCTCGTCCTCGCCGACAACTACCTGCTGCTGTACGTCGGCTGGGAGGGCGTCGGCCTCGCCTCCTACCTGCTGATCGGCTTCTGGCAGCACAAGCCCAGCGCCGCCACCGCCGCGAAGAAGGCCTTCCTGGTCAACCGCGTCGGCGACATGGGCCTGTCCATCGGCATCATGCTGATGTTCCTGTGGTTCGGCACCTTCGCCTTCGGGCCGGTGCTCGGCGGCCACGGGGAGGCCGGACTGGCGGCCGGGGCGGACGAGGGCAAGCTCACCGCGATCGCCCTGATGCTGCTGCTCGCCGCCTGCGGCAAGTCCGCCCAGGTGCCGCTGCAGTCCTGGCTCGGGGACGCGATGGAGGGCCCGACCCCGGTCTCGGCCCTCATCCACGCCGCGACCATGGTGACGGCGGGCGTGTACCTGATCGTCCGCTCCGGCGCGATCTTCAACGGCGCGCCCGACGCGCAACTGGTGGTCACCATCGTGGGCGCGGTCACGCTGCTCTTCGGTGCGATCGTCGGTTGTGCCAAGGACGACATCAAGAAGGCCCTGGCCGGTTCGACCATGTCGCAGATCGGCTACATGGTGCTCGCCGCGGGCCTCGGCCCGATCGGCTACGTCTTCGCGATCATGCACCTGGTCACCCACGGCTTCTTCAAGGCCGGGCTGTTCCTCGGCGCCGGCTCCGTCATGCACGGCATGAACGACGAGGTCGACATGCGCCGCTACGGCGGACTGCGCAAGTACATGCCGGTCACCTTCGTCACCTTCGGCCTCGGCTACCTCGCCATCATCGGCTTCCCGGGCCTGTCCGGCTTCTTCTCCAAGGACAAGATCATCGAGGCGGCGTTCGCCAAGGGCGGCACCGAGGGCTGGATCCTCGGCGCCTGTGCCCTGCTGGGCGCGGCCATCACCGCGTACTACATGACACGCGTGATGCTGATGACGTTCTTCGGCGAGGAGCGCTGGCGCAACGCCCCGACGCCGTCGCCCGCGAAGCCGGACGTGGAGCCCGCCGCCGAGACACGCGGCACGTACGAACCGCCGCACCCGCACGAGTCGCCGGGGCTCATGACGATCCCGATGATCGTGCTGGCCGTCGGATCGGTCGGGGCCGGTGCCTTCTTCAGCATCGGCGACCGCTTCATGCACTGGCTGGAGCCCATCACCGGGCACAGCCACGGCGACTCCCCGATCAGCGCCGGGGCGGTCACCGGGGCGACGGTGGCCTGCATGGTCATCGGCGTCGCCGTCGCCTGGGCGCAGTACGGGCGCCGTCCGGTCCCGGCCGTCGCCCCGCGCGGGTCGCTGCTCACCCGGGCCGCCCGGCGGGACCTGCTCCAGGACGACTTCAACCACGTCGTCCTGGTCCGTGGCGGCGAGCACCTGACGCGCTCCCTGGTCTACGTCGACCACACCGTGGTCGACGGAGTCGTCAACGGGACGGCGGCCTCGGTCGGCGGCCTGTCCGGGCGGATGCGCAGGCTGCAGAACGGCTTCGCGCGCTCGTACGCGGTCTCGATGTTCGGCGGTGCGGCACTCCTCGTCGCCGCGACCCTGCTGATGAGGGCGGTCTGA